CCCTTTCTCCAGAAGATCAAGGGCCTTCTGGGATTGCCCCGCCCGGCTGAAGAAATCCGCCGCCATGGCCCAAGCCCGCGCGTGGGGCGGCCCCAGCTCCAGAATCCTGTTCCATGCCTGTTCCGCTTCCCCGGTCGTTCCGAGCCCGGTCAGGGCCTGGGCCCGGACCAGCCAGGCCTGGGGGTCGGAGGAGTGCTGCTTCAACACCCGGTCCGCCAGCTCCGCGGCCCGCCCGTAGGCGCGGGCCGCAAGGAAAAACGAGGCCATCTCCAGCGCAGCCTCCCGGTGCCCTGGGTCCGCCGCCAAGACCTTGCCCAGAAACGTCCGGTACTCGCCCTGGTCGCCCTGCGCCTTCAGCACCCGGGCCAGCCCGTACAACAGGTCCGGGTCGGACGGGGCGTTCTGGAGGGCAGCCTGGTACTCCACGGCCGCTTCCTGGTACCTGCCCTGACGCAGGTACGCCTCGGCGCGTTGCTGATGCTCCCGGGCCTTTTCGGCGGGGCCTCCGGAACAGGCGGCGATCGCCAGGACAGCGCCCAACGCGATCCCCAGCCAGGGGCCGCGGCCCCGAGATCTCCGGCCCACCTTCTCCATGGTTCCCCTTCCTCCGCCGTGCGGCTGCTCCCGGTGCGCTGTGCGTATCTTCGAGACGCGTCGGTCGAAATCCGCCGTCACTTTACCGGCTCCCGGTCTGCCGCGCCAACATCCCCCCAAGCGCCGGGCACAAAAAAAGAGCCCCAAACGAGGCCCTCGCGGTTGCCAGAGGTCGGCGCCGTCAGCCCTGCTCCCCCTTTTCCGGTCCCCCGGCCCCCCTCTGGCGACGGACCCAAGCCCCCATGCCCAGGAGGCCCGTGCCCAGGAGCACCATGGTGCCCGGCTCCGGGACCACGTTGGGGGCGTCGGCGGTGTACCACACCTCGTAGTTCTCGCACGAAGGCCAGATACCCACCGCCGACATGGCCGTGCCCCCTTCGCTGGGGAACATGAAGTCCGCGGCCCGCGGGGTGTGGCTGCTTCCCGGTTTGGAGGTGACCTTGTAGGTCACGTACTCGCCCACGTCGAACTCCCAGTTCCCCCAGCCCCCCACGTCAGGGAACGCAAAGTCGAACAGGATATCGAACGTTCCCAACGCCCCGGTGACGATGGTCCCCCCGTTGCCCACCTCGTTCACCGGTGCGCTTCGAGTCACCCCGCCGTCGTTCGAGATCGTCGCGGGAGCGGTGAAATCTCCGGTCTGGACGGTGGCGGCCTGGGTGAAAGAATCGCTCTTGTCGCTAAGGTACTGGAACTCCAGATCTGTTGGATCACCCGAGTAGTTGAACAGCCAACTCCGGACGTAGTACTGGAAATCATCGTTTCCCCTCGCCATGCTGCCGAGATCCATCTTGATCTCGACCCCATCGGAGAGATCCGTGAACACGACGCTCGGGGTGCTGGTCGGTTCGGCCGGGAGGGTCGCGTTCGCGTTGTCCCTTCCGTCCACCTTGAACTCCCGCTGAAAGCTCACGACACTCGCCCCTGCCGCGACCGGGACCAGCATGACGCTTGCAATCACCAACGCGACGAGTCGCGCACTCCGCATCCTCAGCCTCCTTCGCTGCACGCCCACACGGGGCATCTCCGTATCAAGGAGGAGTTCATGCAGATCCCATGCCATACAAAAAAGAAGATCGTTGGGGCGATTTTCGGCTTCAGATCAACGAGTTCCCCGCAACCTTCCCGCAGCCCCCCCAAATGAGGGAAAAATTTTTCCACTTTTTGCACCTCATCGCCCTTTCTCCTCCCTCCCCGAAACGCCCCTGTCGGCGTCCTCGCCTCTTCCCTCGGCCAGACGGTTGATGAGGTGGGCTTGGTAGCCGGCGCCGAAGCCGTTGTCGATGTTGACCACGCTCACCCCGGAGGCGCAGGAGTTCAGCATGGCCAGGAGCGCGGCGATCCCGCCGAAGCTCGCGCCGTAGCCCACGCTGGTGGGCACGGCGATCACGGGTACGGCCACCAGGCCGCCGATCACCGAGGGCAGGGCCCCCTCCATGCCGGCCACCGCCACCACGCACCGGGCTCGGCGCAGAACCTCGCCGTGGGCGAGCAAGCGGTGGAGCCCCGCCACGCCCACATCGTAGAGCCGCTCGACCCGGCTTCCGAACGCCTCGAGGGTGAGGGCGGCCTCCTCGGCCACCGGAAGGTCCGAGGTGCCGGCCGCGGCCACGGCCACCAGGCCCTTCGGCTCGGGAGGGCTCTTCCGGAGCACGATCATTCGAGCCGTGGGGTGGTATTGGGCGTCCGGCGTCCGCGCCCGCACCGCGTCCCATGCCGCCCCATCGGCACGGGTGCACAACACCGTGGGAGAGCACTCGGCCAGCCGGGCGAAGATCTCGGCCACCTGCTCCGGGGTCTTGCCCGCGCCGTAGATCACCTCGGGCAGCCCCTTGCGAAGCCCCCGGTGGTGATCCACCTTGGCGAAGCCCAGGTCCTGGAACGGCAGCCCCGCCAGGGCCTCGAGCACCTCGTCGGGGGTCGTGTCCCCGGCCCGCAGCGATTCCAGCAGCCTGCGCACCTGGTCGCGGGTCACGGTGAGCCCTCCCGAATCTCGGGGGGCAGGACCTCGTTCAGGGCCCCGGGGCGATAGCCCTGGAGGTCCAGGGCCACGTAGGCGTAGCCCGCGTCCTTCACGATGCGCACCACCTCGTCGCGCAGGTCTCCGACGACCCGGGGGAACTCGTCGGGCCCCACCTCGATCCGGGCCACGTCCCCGTGGTGGCGCACCCGCAGCACCCGCAGGCCCAGGCCCCGGAGCCCCTCCTCGGCCCGGCCCACCCGGGCCACCTCGGGCCGGGTGATCGGGGTGCCGTAGGGAAACCGCGAGGAAAGGCACGCCATGGCCGGCTTGTCCCAGGTGGGCAGCCCCCGGCGGCGCGACAGCTCGCGGATGTCGTCCTTGGTCAGGCCTGCCTCCTCCAAAGGGCTCCGCACGCCCAGCTCCCGGGCGGCCCGCCGGCCGGGACGGTGGTCGGACCGATCGTCGGCGTTGGTGCCGTCCGCCACCCACGGAAGCCCCTCTTCCCGGGCCACCTCCCGGAGCCTGCCGAACAGCTCGCGCTTACAGTGGTAGCACCGGTCCGGGGGGTTGCGGGTGAACGCGGGGAGATCCAGCTCCTCGCTCACGATCCGGCGATGGCGCCCGCCGAGGGCCCGGGCCAGGGCCTCGGCCTCGCGCCGCTCTCGCTCGGGGTAGGTCTCGGACACGGCCGTCACGCCCAGGGCCCGCTCTCCCAAAACCTCGACGGCCACGGCGTAGAGATAGCTGGAGTCCACCCCTCCGGAGAACCCGATGACCACTCCCCCCATGTCCTGGAGGATGGCATGCAGACGGCGCTCCTTCTCGGCTAGTGTCATGCTCTGCAAGTTATTACCCCAGCGGATAAACAGGCGCTATCGCTCCCTGCTCGGAGGGGCAAGGGGCCTGCCGGAGAGCCGGGCGCGGCCCCTTAGCTCGCCGCGCAGGGCCTCGGACGCTCGGACCACGAAATAGTTCGGATTCCACCGAGTTGTCGTGAAACCTGCTTTTCGGTGCCGTGCCTGCGCGGCGAATCTCATGCCCGGCTTCGCGCCCGGCCGGAGGCAGGTCCGTTGCCCCGTCCCCCGAAGGCTCTCGGTTTGAACGCAACTCGGTATCAGAACAGTTCCACCCGAACCCGATCTTCGCCTTGGGGTTCCGCGAAGATCCGTAGGCCAAGGGAGAGCCCCCGGATCTCGGCGGCCAGCTGCCCGGGGGTGCCGTAGTAGATCAGATCCTCCCCCCGTACCTGCTGGAGCCGGTACGAGACCCTGCGGAGCTCCTCAAGCACCGCCCGGGCCTTGAAGTCGAAGTCGGTCACCACCTCGAGCCGGATCGTGCTCGGCTTCGTCGGGAACTCCAGGTCCTTCAGCTTGGCCCGGAGCCTGCCCAGGTCCACGTCCCCCACCATGCCGGCCCGATACACGTCCCCGGTCCAGAGCGCCTGTCGGTCCTCCTCGCGATACAGGCCGTCGAACTCCAGGTCGGCGTACAGCCGCGCCCACCGGCCGTCACCCGCCAGGGGGCTCTCCGGAACCCGGATTCCCTCGCCCGCCCGCGCTGCCGCGTCCGGGCCTGGGAGCCGCACCCCCACGCTCGCAAGGGCCTCCTGGGCCAGGGCCACCCTCAACCGGTCGGCCACCACCCCTTCGACCCGGCGCGACTCGGCCTCCCGGTCGGCCCGGCCGACCGGATCGGCGATCCAGCCCGACGCGTCGTACAGACCGAACCGGGGCAACTCCGCCTCGACCCGAAAGCTGCCCCACTCCACCCCGCCGCCCGCCCCCTGGCTACGCAGCAAGGTGACCAGGCGGGCCCGCAGCCCGGTTCCCCAGGCCCCCAGGGCCACGGTGCCCTCTTCCAGGGCCCGGCCCAGGCGCTCCCGGTCCCCCTGCCGGTAGCCGGACACCAGGGCCGTGATCCGGCCGGTCCGATCGGCCACCACCAGCAAGGGGATGTATCGGATGCCCAGCGACCGGAGGATCGCGGCGTCCCGATCCAGCAGGTGGGCCACTCCCAGCGGCCCCCGGGCCGCCTCGTACCTTCGCACGAACCCCGCAATCCGGTTGACCGGCAGCCCCGAGTCGGTGTTCACGGCCACCAGGGTCAGGTCCTCGCCCCGGAACTCCCTGCCCACCAGCCGCAGATCGTCCAGCTCCCGCACGCAGTCCCGGCAGTGGACCGACCAGAACGACAAGACCACGGCCCCGTCCCCGGCCAGGTCCTTCAACGTCACCGGCCGGCCGGCCAGATCCACCCCTGCCAGGGGGGGAAGCACGTCGCCCACCCGCAACCTCGCCGGCGCGTTCTCCTGGGCCGGGGCCGGTTCCTGGGCCGCCCCCTGGCTGGCCAGGGCGAGCAACACCAGCCAGCCCAGGGGCCACCGGATCCGCCGGATCATTTGAGCTCCTCGTCGTCGATCAGGTAGATGATCCGATTCTTCAGCTCTCCCCGGCTCTTGAGGCTGAGGTAGTACACCCGGTTGCCCACGATGGCCCACGCCGAGTCGCCCGCGGCCGAGATGGACACCGGCGGGCCCGCGGGCTCGGGCAGGGTGTACGCCACCGGCGCCTCGGGCCGCAGGAGATTCGCCAGCAGCAACGCCCCCACCGCGCCCATTCCCACACCGAACAGAAACTCTTTCCGGCTCATGGTTCGCCTCCTTCCGCCGGCTCACGGGCCGGCGTCGGATGTGATGACTTGGGTCTGCTGGGCGGCTCGGCAGCTAAGCGGCTCCCAAGCCGCCACCAAAGCTTCGGCGCTCGATTTCCTCCATCCCTCCGCCGATGCCCGGTCTCGCCTCTCACCCCCTCCACACCTCGGGCTCGAAGTTCAGGGTGGCGAAGTAGTCGTCCGCCGTTTCGGCCCGCCGGATCCGCTCCACCGTGCCGTCGGCCCGCAGCAGCAGCTCCTGGGGCCGGAGCCGGCCGTTGTAGTTGAACCCCATGGCGTGGCCGTGGGCCCCGGTATCGTGGACGAGCACCAGGTCCCCCTCCTCGATCCTCGGCAGGGCCCGCTGGACCGCGAACTTGTCGTTGTTCTCGCACAGCGCGCCCACCACGTCCACCACGGTGTCCGCCGGCGCGTCCTCCTTACCGTGCACCGTGACGTGATGGTACGCCCCGTAGATCGCCGGCCGCATCAGCGCCGACATGCAGGCGTCCACGCCCACGTACTCGCGGTAGATGTGCTTGTGGTTGATGCACCGGGTCACCAGGACCCCGTGGGGGCCGGTCATGTACCGGCCGCTCTCCATGAGCAACCGGGGCACGTACCCATGGGTGCGGCCGAACTCCTCGAGCAGCCCCGCGATCCGCGTGGCCATGGACTCCAGGTCCAGGGGCTCGTCCTCGGGCCGGTACGGGATGCCCAGCCCGCCCCCCATGTTCACGAACTCGAACCGGATCCCCAGGGCGTCCTGGACCTCCTCGACCACCGCGAGGAGCATCCGGACCGTCTCCACGAAGTAGCCGGCGTTGCGCTCGTTGGAGCAGATCATCGTGTGCAGCCCGAACCGGCGCGCTCCCCGGTCCCGGGCCTCCCGGTAGGCGTCCACGATCTGCCCGTGGGCCACGCCGTACTTGGCCTCCACCGGGTTTCCGATGATGGCGTTGCCGGTGCGCCGCGGCCCTGGGTTGTACCGGAAGCAGATCAACTCCGGCATACTCGGCACCTTCGGGATCAGCGTCACGTCGTCGAGGTTGAGGATCCCGCCCACCGCCAGGCACGCCTCCATCTCCTCGACCGTGGTGTTGTTGGAGGTGAACAGGATGTCCTCCCCGGCCGCCCCCACCCGCCGGGCCAGCTCGATCTCCGGGATCGAGCTGCAGTCGAACCCGAACCCCATCTCCGCCATGATCCGGAGCACCGCCGGGTTGGGCAGCGCCTTGACCGCGTAGTACTCCCGAAACTCCGCCACCCCCGCAAACGCCCTCTTGAGCCTCTCGCCCGTGCTGCGGATCCCGATCTCGTCGTAGATGTGAAACGGGGTGCCGAAGGTCTCGGCGATGCGAGGCAGAATGGGCGAGAGCCTGTGGTGAAAGTCGGCAGACATCGGCATAGACGGCGCTCCTCGCTGGCAGAAGAACGGACGCAAGTCCCCCGAGCGGCTCCCAGCAGCTCGATGGCCGGGGCCGTCCGAGAGCCCTGCTTCCTTCTCGGGAATCGGACTCGGAAGCGGTAAGGATACCCGAAACCGCGGCACGGGCGCCACGGCGAGGCGCATGGATGAGGGATGGAGAAAGGGGCGGGTCAGGCGGCGGCCGAGGACTTCTTCTCGTTCTCCTCCAGGCTTCCGGAGCTCGACGCGGTCGCCAGCCGGCGGCTCTCGGCGTTGATCCGCCGGGAGATGCCGAGGAGGGTTCGGTAGTCGCACGACACGATGTCGAGCAGGGTCTCCCGCTTGAACTCCTCGGCCCCGTCGCGCCCCTCGTACCCGGCCGCGCGGAGCATGAGGAAGTGCTCGTCCGAGATGTCGGTGGGGATCCCCATGGCCTCGACCGCCTTGCGGAACCGGCCGCACTCCTCCAGCAACCGGACGAAGCTGCGGCCCTGGAGCCCGATGTCCAACCGGGGCCACAGGGAGGGGGGCTTGTACAGGACGTACTCGTACTCCATGGCCGACGGGATCACCGACTCCTCGAACTCGAACCCGAACCGTTCCTTCTCGGTGTACCACCGGCTGTGCTTGAACGGACCCGGAGGGGTCACCATGACCGAGTCCGGCTGGAACTCGCGCAGCAGCTCGAGGTTCGCCTCGAACACCTCCTGGTCGGTCACCCCCTCCACGAGGGGCGTGGGATAGATCAGGGCCAGCGACACGTCGATGTGGATCCCCGTGCGGGCCTCGGCCTCCCGGATGGCCCGGGCCGTGGCCACCAGTTCCGAGCGGGTGACGCCCTTGTTCATCACCTGGTCGTTGATCCGGTCGTGGCCGGTCTCCCCGCCGATGAACACGGCCCGCAGCCCCGAGCGCAGCATCACCTCGTACTGGCGGACCGTCCGCTCGAACACCTCGGGCCGGGCGGCGTTCCGCACGGCCCGGCTCCCCATGCCGTAGACGACCTGGAGTCCGGCGTCCAGGATGCCCTCGGCGATCCGGGCGCCGAAGGCCGGCGGCGTGTCCGAGCCGGCGAACCGGAAGATACCGATGCCCTGGGCCACCATGGCCTGCATCTCGGCGATCACGTCCTCCACGGGCCGGGGCGCGTACTTCTTGTAGAAATGGGGGTGAACGCAGAAGTGGCACTTGCCCCAGGGGCAGCCGAGGCTCTCCAGCAGCACGTGGATCCGCACCTTCCCCGGGCGGTCTCCGTACCGGGGAACGGCCTTCTTCACGATCTTCACGGGCCGTTTCCGGCCCTTCCGGATCGTCCCGTCCGGCTCCCGCCACAGCACGTTCTCGAACCTCCGCGACGCCACCGCCTCCAACACCGCCTCCCGGCCCGCTCCGGGCATGGCGTCGATGAGGTCGAGGATCTTGGTCAGCGCGAACTCCCCCTCCCCCCGCACGGCCAGGTCGAAGGGGCTCCGCCGCAGGACCTCCTCCTCGTACAGGGTGGCGTGGTACCCCCCGGCGATCAGCACCACCTCGGGGTCCCGCTCGCGCACGAGCTCGGCGAACCGCCGCGCCCAGCCGAACGCCTCGCCGTACCACAGCTTGACCCCCACGATCGGCACCCCCTCCTCCACCACCCGCCACGCCAGGTCCCGCAGGCGGGCCTCCATGGCCCGCCTCTGGAGGGCGGACTGCACCTCCTGGAGCCCCATGGTCGCCCCACCCAGGACCTTCACCCAGACCGGGGGGGGGCCGTCGCGCCGGGCGCCCAGCAGCAGGCCGTAGGCCGGCCGCAGGAGCCGGGCCACCGGCTTCAGGGTCAGGTCGGCGAAGAACTCGTCGGTGGCCCAGTCCTCCAGCCATACCGAATGGCCCCTGGCCTCGAGATGGGCGGCCAGCACCCCGAGACCATTGTCGAAGAACGTGTCGCTCGCGGACCGGCGCCGGGTGGTGAGGGAGTTCCAAAGGAGGATTCTGGCCATGACGTTGCTCCGCAACGGGTCTCGACGAACGCGTCGTCCTCCCCTTCGGCGGGTTTGGGGCGGAACTTGAGGTTCGTCGGATCAGGGATTCGGGTCCAGCCGAAGCTTGTAGCTTCCGGTCTTGGGGGCCTCTGCCTCCAGGCTCACCCGGCAAGGGACCGGGGCTTCTCCCGCCAGGTTCTCCGGATCCGGGCGGGAGCCCCGGGCCGGCACCACGTGGAGGGTTCGCGCCCGCTCCGCCTCCGACACCCAGGCCAGGCACACCTCGGGTCGAGCCTCGGCCCAGTCCCCCAGGGCCCGGGCCGCTGGGGAGGGCACCCGGCCCTCCCGTCCCAGCACGTGCAGGTATCCCCGGCGGTCGAGGAACCCCCGGTCCCCGGTGATGTAATACCCGCGGTGCCGTGTGACGGCGGTGAGGTCCGGCCGGCGCCAGTACCCCGGCGACACCGTGGGCCCCCTGACCCGGATCGATCCGGGCTCGCCCGGCGGGAGCGGGTTTCCGTCCGGGTCCGTGACCCGGAGGTCCACGGCCCGGGTGGGCCGGCCGGCCGTCTCGAGGATCCACGGTTCCCCGTCCAGGGCGCGGGCGTGCTCATCGGGGTGGAGCAGGCAGACCGGCGGCAGGGCCTCGGCCATGCCGTACCCCTGCTGGAGCACGGGGCCCAACACCTCCAGGGCCTTTCGGATGCGCGGGGCGGGTGCGCCCTCGGTGCCGTAGATCACGGCCCGCAGGCTCGACACGTCCCGCCGCCCGGCCCGGACCACGTCCACGAACTCGGCCAGCATGGTCGGGGTCAGGAAGATCCGGGTCACCCGGTGGGCCTCCACCAGATCCGCTGCCGCATCCGGATCCCAACGGGGCAGGAACACGCTCGTGGCCCCCGAGAGCACGGCCGGCAGGATCAGGGTGGAGCCGGCCGTGGCAAGGGGCACCGCGTGGAGGAACACCTCGTCCGCGCCCACCGGCG
This is a stretch of genomic DNA from Deferrisoma camini S3R1. It encodes these proteins:
- a CDS encoding class I adenylate-forming enzyme family protein, whose product is MRDLRTLLSLAVIRAAGLPHRLLRPALRRNAGRPAFPDGVTYAGLGERVARLAGAWAGAGISVGDRILLDLPNDPAFVEARLACLWLGATAVPVPPGTGDDRLGWIAEATQARAYLGPRGDAVPGVRRVHLDPLAGDRREYEAALAAAAPIPRPLRRARDTVVTINFTSGTTGEPKGVVSTGRGWGASLYHALRENRSPVGADEVFLHAVPLATAGSTLILPAVLSGATSVFLPRWDPDAAADLVEAHRVTRIFLTPTMLAEFVDVVRAGRRDVSSLRAVIYGTEGAPAPRIRKALEVLGPVLQQGYGMAEALPPVCLLHPDEHARALDGEPWILETAGRPTRAVDLRVTDPDGNPLPPGEPGSIRVRGPTVSPGYWRRPDLTAVTRHRGYYITGDRGFLDRRGYLHVLGREGRVPSPAARALGDWAEARPEVCLAWVSEAERARTLHVVPARGSRPDPENLAGEAPVPCRVSLEAEAPKTGSYKLRLDPNP
- a CDS encoding peroxiredoxin family protein: MIRRIRWPLGWLVLLALASQGAAQEPAPAQENAPARLRVGDVLPPLAGVDLAGRPVTLKDLAGDGAVVLSFWSVHCRDCVRELDDLRLVGREFRGEDLTLVAVNTDSGLPVNRIAGFVRRYEAARGPLGVAHLLDRDAAILRSLGIRYIPLLVVADRTGRITALVSGYRQGDRERLGRALEEGTVALGAWGTGLRARLVTLLRSQGAGGGVEWGSFRVEAELPRFGLYDASGWIADPVGRADREAESRRVEGVVADRLRVALAQEALASVGVRLPGPDAAARAGEGIRVPESPLAGDGRWARLYADLEFDGLYREEDRQALWTGDVYRAGMVGDVDLGRLRAKLKDLEFPTKPSTIRLEVVTDFDFKARAVLEELRRVSYRLQQVRGEDLIYYGTPGQLAAEIRGLSLGLRIFAEPQGEDRVRVELF
- the larE gene encoding ATP-dependent sacrificial sulfur transferase LarE, producing the protein MTLAEKERRLHAILQDMGGVVIGFSGGVDSSYLYAVAVEVLGERALGVTAVSETYPERERREAEALARALGGRHRRIVSEELDLPAFTRNPPDRCYHCKRELFGRLREVAREEGLPWVADGTNADDRSDHRPGRRAARELGVRSPLEEAGLTKDDIRELSRRRGLPTWDKPAMACLSSRFPYGTPITRPEVARVGRAEEGLRGLGLRVLRVRHHGDVARIEVGPDEFPRVVGDLRDEVVRIVKDAGYAYVALDLQGYRPGALNEVLPPEIREGSP
- a CDS encoding PEP-CTERM sorting domain-containing protein — encoded protein: MRSARLVALVIASVMLVPVAAGASVVSFQREFKVDGRDNANATLPAEPTSTPSVVFTDLSDGVEIKMDLGSMARGNDDFQYYVRSWLFNYSGDPTDLEFQYLSDKSDSFTQAATVQTGDFTAPATISNDGGVTRSAPVNEVGNGGTIVTGALGTFDILFDFAFPDVGGWGNWEFDVGEYVTYKVTSKPGSSHTPRAADFMFPSEGGTAMSAVGIWPSCENYEVWYTADAPNVVPEPGTMVLLGTGLLGMGAWVRRQRGAGGPEKGEQG
- a CDS encoding B12-binding domain-containing radical SAM protein, with protein sequence MARILLWNSLTTRRRSASDTFFDNGLGVLAAHLEARGHSVWLEDWATDEFFADLTLKPVARLLRPAYGLLLGARRDGPPPVWVKVLGGATMGLQEVQSALQRRAMEARLRDLAWRVVEEGVPIVGVKLWYGEAFGWARRFAELVRERDPEVVLIAGGYHATLYEEEVLRRSPFDLAVRGEGEFALTKILDLIDAMPGAGREAVLEAVASRRFENVLWREPDGTIRKGRKRPVKIVKKAVPRYGDRPGKVRIHVLLESLGCPWGKCHFCVHPHFYKKYAPRPVEDVIAEMQAMVAQGIGIFRFAGSDTPPAFGARIAEGILDAGLQVVYGMGSRAVRNAARPEVFERTVRQYEVMLRSGLRAVFIGGETGHDRINDQVMNKGVTRSELVATARAIREAEARTGIHIDVSLALIYPTPLVEGVTDQEVFEANLELLREFQPDSVMVTPPGPFKHSRWYTEKERFGFEFEESVIPSAMEYEYVLYKPPSLWPRLDIGLQGRSFVRLLEECGRFRKAVEAMGIPTDISDEHFLMLRAAGYEGRDGAEEFKRETLLDIVSCDYRTLLGISRRINAESRRLATASSSGSLEENEKKSSAAA
- a CDS encoding type III PLP-dependent enzyme domain-containing protein, which codes for MPMSADFHHRLSPILPRIAETFGTPFHIYDEIGIRSTGERLKRAFAGVAEFREYYAVKALPNPAVLRIMAEMGFGFDCSSIPEIELARRVGAAGEDILFTSNNTTVEEMEACLAVGGILNLDDVTLIPKVPSMPELICFRYNPGPRRTGNAIIGNPVEAKYGVAHGQIVDAYREARDRGARRFGLHTMICSNERNAGYFVETVRMLLAVVEEVQDALGIRFEFVNMGGGLGIPYRPEDEPLDLESMATRIAGLLEEFGRTHGYVPRLLMESGRYMTGPHGVLVTRCINHKHIYREYVGVDACMSALMRPAIYGAYHHVTVHGKEDAPADTVVDVVGALCENNDKFAVQRALPRIEEGDLVLVHDTGAHGHAMGFNYNGRLRPQELLLRADGTVERIRRAETADDYFATLNFEPEVWRG
- the larB gene encoding nickel pincer cofactor biosynthesis protein LarB, producing the protein MTRDQVRRLLESLRAGDTTPDEVLEALAGLPFQDLGFAKVDHHRGLRKGLPEVIYGAGKTPEQVAEIFARLAECSPTVLCTRADGAAWDAVRARTPDAQYHPTARMIVLRKSPPEPKGLVAVAAAGTSDLPVAEEAALTLEAFGSRVERLYDVGVAGLHRLLAHGEVLRRARCVVAVAGMEGALPSVIGGLVAVPVIAVPTSVGYGASFGGIAALLAMLNSCASGVSVVNIDNGFGAGYQAHLINRLAEGRGEDADRGVSGREEKGR